The sequence GTGGGGGTCAAGGGGTAAATGGGGTCAATGTGGGGTCAGGGGGTAAATGAGATTTATGTGGGGTCAAGGGGTAAATGGGGTCAATGTGGGGTCAGGGGGTAAATGAGATTTATGTGGGGTCAAGGGGTAAATGGGGTCAATGTGGGGTCAGGGGGTAAATGAGATTTATGTGGGGTCAAGGGGTAAATGGGGTCAATGTGGGGGTGAAGGGTTGGTTGCCCCGCCCCACCCCGGGAAAGCCCCGCCTCCTGACGTCAGGCCGGAAGTGATGCACGCGAGAGGGCGTGTCGGGGCGGGGCCGGGTGTAGGCCCCAAGCCTGGGGCTGGAGTTTGCGGCGAAGCGGAGGGCAGTCCCGGGGCGGTTGTGGCGCCGATGTCCCGGTGCCCCCCGGAGGGCCCGGCCGTTCAGGCCTGGTCACGGATCCCGGTGGTAGGTCCTCGGGCCCTGGAGGACGCGCTGTCCGTCTGGAGCCCCCTGTCCCCGGACCCGCTtcagtcccagtcccagctgctgAGCTTCGTGGCCGGGCTCCGGGACGAGGGTTACCTGCCCACGGTGCTCCGGAGCCGGGACGTGTACGGCTACACCTCATCAACCTGCCAGGTCCCCGCGGGGGCGAGCCCGGGGGCGGGGGCGAGCGCGGGGGCGAGCCCGGGGGCGGGGGCGAGCGCCGGGCCTACCGCCTCCGACTCCGGTTACAGCCCGGCCCAGGGAGAGGCCTCCAGCCGCAgccccgccgccgccgccgccgccgccgcctccGGCCGGAAGAAGCCGCGGAAAAGGCCGCAGTGTAACGGCTGGCTGCGGCCTCCCGCCTCCGGGGTCCGGCTCGGGGAGAGTCCGGGGAGGAGGCCTCGGGGCCTGGACAGGAGACCGCCCCGACCCCgggacaccgacacagacacGGACCGGGAGAGCGGCCGCCGCATCCAGCAGCAGGTTCACTCCCTGAAGGCCCGGCCCAGGCCCAGGACCAGGaccaggcccaggcccaggccccGCGCACAGGAAGATCCCAGTAAGAGGCGGCTGCAGCTGCTCCAGTCCAAGGTGATCAAGGTGGATGACTCGTCCTCGGATGAAGAGGTTCGCAGGAAAGCTCAGAGAATCCTCCGGGTCAACCTGTCCCCAGTGATCAGGATCAGACCAATCACCTACCCACCCCGCTAGGGcagggacacacaccctcacacagagacacacagggacacacaccctcacacacaccccgctagggcagggacacagagacacacacacacactcacacagagacacacagggacacacaccctcacacaccctcacagagacacacaccctcacacaccctcacagagacacacaccctcacagagacacacaccctcacacacaccctcacacaccctcacagagacacacaccctcacagagacacacaccctcacacacaccctcacacaccctcacagagacacacaccctcacagagacacacaccccccacacaccctcacagagacagagacacacacacacacaccctcacagagacagagacacacaccctcacacaccctcacagagacacacaccctcacagagacacacaccccacacacaccctcacagagacacacaccccacacacaccctcacagagacagagacacacacacacacacacacacacacacacacacagacagagacacacacacacacacaccctcacagagacacacacacacaccctcacagagacaaacacacccttacagagacagacacacacagacaccccacacccaccccgctaggacagggacacacaccccacacagagagacacacacacacacacaccctcaccaagacacacacaccagacacacccacacacacacacacccctacccacTCCgctagggacagggacacagctcacactcccccctcacccgctccctcctcctcttcctcatcttccccctccctcacctac comes from Chiloscyllium punctatum isolate Juve2018m chromosome 12, sChiPun1.3, whole genome shotgun sequence and encodes:
- the LOC140483562 gene encoding uncharacterized protein, giving the protein MSRCPPEGPAVQAWSRIPVVGPRALEDALSVWSPLSPDPLQSQSQLLSFVAGLRDEGYLPTVLRSRDVYGYTSSTCQVPAGASPGAGASAGASPGAGASAGPTASDSGYSPAQGEASSRSPAAAAAAAASGRKKPRKRPQCNGWLRPPASGVRLGESPGRRPRGLDRRPPRPRDTDTDTDRESGRRIQQQVHSLKARPRPRTRTRPRPRPRAQEDPSKRRLQLLQSKVIKVDDSSSDEEVRRKAQRILRVNLSPVIRIRPITYPPR